A window of Salmo trutta chromosome 31, fSalTru1.1, whole genome shotgun sequence contains these coding sequences:
- the LOC115170101 gene encoding KN motif and ankyrin repeat domain-containing protein 2, which translates to MTDKQNGNGPKAPENRVKGKPPPYSVETPYGFRLDLDFLKYVDDIEKGHTIKRVPIKRRSRGQRPSTLPRNLNLSGHGYQPSPWGSTGALASRSRLPDPHQGYGSWAYDGRSPASPGGYKSVAEMEASIRAFDEQPLGEHIRPNLLRASSLPLTVLLRKGSESTEDQASLQSSRDRLRGRDTSTEDIFYSLDRSSNCPSNQDFSGTLRRLNKALQHMGELEEEVRVIPELKAQIYILQEEREMLRLGLNPKPASRTFSNMAKDHSYVTSDLKRPRKESNLFLANNDITDDDSNQTHEWRTSTDLDELLTVTSLQAKVAMLEQRLHESSLDLQKATVLLREQQEEGRRNDERMCQLIRKTGDWGRAERVPVEQDEKQTENSSRWVLAGVHGTSVRESLNVGEALSTNTVTIRTNRQNPGTQTEDLEDDQVWVSASSSMMEAQANSLGAGQHSSKTVVHCSVREPGLAVPMEHMPQEEAPTGGMDQAVAVLHVRRIQCLLEQQWECLCGGTTPEGGKALEHPNPKVNSLQEEMMSLVHTLSSYYNRGSSDGEDSQGVPKSIMKRNGSAQMSKNLHFAGVNGGFETTPNEDLDRKSHAKEDMSALQQQPEGQLHPGEMAEKLADHGGSNHGDQKEGDPSPGQEMMEGTDPMDQTTQTAEPDKQTDSGGDVEAAEPEEQNKTDTTPEEPMEAEPDPNTDPKQDREAVEGEFIAACHFVNDHMDNMDNPNDEMRRGLVVLFQHWFRVAAEEDSLANTVAVYLRQVRAATPSLLPFLVNIADDNGNTVLHYSVSHTNYPIVSLLLDTGVCEVDLQNKAGYTAVMLASLTAPDSSGDMEVVGRLMELGDVNAQASQGGQTALMLAVRHGRGLMVRLLLRCGADTNIQDCQGTTALVCACERGHTHIARLLLQRAKCDTSVTDRRGRTALSVAQQGSHVDITALLQAHQTHAETSV; encoded by the exons ATGACGGACAAACAAAATG GAAATGGGCCCAAAGCCCCAGAGAATAGGGTGAAGGGGAAGCCTCCTCCGTACTCTGTGGAAACGCCCTATGGCTTCCGCCTGGACCTGGACTTCCTCAAGTACGTGGACGACATCGAGAAGGGCCACACCATAAAGAGGGTCCCCATCAAGCGCCGGAGCAGGGGGCAGAGGCCCAGCACTCTCCCCAGGAACCTCAATCTCTCTGGGCATGGCTACCAGCCTAGCCCCTGGGGCTCCACTGGAGCTCTGGCCTCCAGGTCTCGCCTCCCCGACCCCCACCAAGGCTATGGCTCTTGGGCTTATGATGGCAGATCGCCAGCCTCCCCTGGAGGATACAAGTCTGTGGCAGAGATGGAAGCCAGTATCAGGGCCTTTGATGAGCAGCCCTTGGGGGAGCACATCAGGCCCAATCTCCTGCGGGCCTCCAGCCTGCCTCTCACCGTCCTGCTAAGGAAAGGTTCAGAGTCAACTGAGGACCAGGCCAGTCTCCAAAGCTCCAGAGACCGTCTCAGAGGAAGGGACACTTCCACGGAAGACATCTTCTACTCCCTGGACCGCTCGTCCAACTGTCCGTCCAACCAGGATTTTTCTGGAACCCTCCGCCGCCTCAATAAAGCCCTGCAGCATATGGGCGAGCTGGAGGAGGAGGTTCGGGTCATCCCAGAGCTCAAGGCACAGATCTACATcctgcaggaggagagggagatgctCCGTCTTGGACTGAACCCCAAACCCGCATCCCGAACCTTCTCCAACATGGCCAAAGACCACTCTTACGTGACCTCTGACCTCAAAAGACCCAGGAAAGAGAGTAATCTCTTCCTCGCCAACAATGACATCACCGATGATGACTCTAACCAGACACACGAATGGAGGACAAGCACAGACCTGGATGAGCTTCTCACAGTGACGTCTCTGCAGGCCAAAGTAGCCATGCTGGAGCAGAGGCTTCATGAGAGCAGCTTGGACCTCCAGAAGGCTACCGTACTACTGAGAGAACAGCAGGAGGAGGGCCGGAGGAACGATGAGAGGATGTGCCAGCTGATCAGGAaaactggggactgggggagaGCAGAAAGAGTCCCTGTGGAGCAAGATGAAAAACAGACTGAGAATTCTTCTAGGTGGGTCTTAGCAGGTGTGCATGGTACATCCGTTAGAGAAAGTTTGAATGTAGGAGAAGCTTTGTCGACAAATACAGTGACCATTAGAACAAATAGACAAAACCCTGGCACTCAGACTGAGGACCTAGAAGATGATCAAGTTTGGGTTTCAGCTAGCTCTTCCATGATGGAGGCCCAAGCGAACAGTCTTGGAGCTGGTCAACACAGTTCAAAAACGGTGGTCCATTGCTCCGTCAGAGAACCAGGCCTAGCAGTACCCATGGAGCACATGCCCCAGGAGGAAGCCCCCACAGGGGGCATGGATCAAGCTGTGGCAGTCCTCCACGTAAGGAGGATCCAGTGTCTCCTGGAACAGCAGTGGGAGTGTCTGTGTGGGGGGACAACACCAGAGGGGGGCAAGGCCCTGGAGCACCCAAATCCCAAGGTCAATTCACTACAGGAGGAGATGATGAGTCTGGTTCATACTCTTTCCTCCTACTACAACCGTGGATCCAGTGACGGAGAGGATTCTCAAGGAG TCCCAAAATCCATCATGAAGAGAAATGGGAGTGCTCAGATGTCAAAGAACCTCCACTTTGCTGGTGTGAACGGAGG CTTTGAAACAACACCAAATGAGGATTTGGACCGTAAGAGCCATGCAAAGGAGGACATGTCAGCCCTACAGCAACAACCAGAAGGACAACTCCACCCTGGGGAGATGGCAGAGAAACTTGCAGACCATGGGGGTTCCAACCATGGAGACCAGAAAGAGGGAGACCCAAGCCCAGGTCAAGAGATGATGGAAGGAACCGATCCGATGGACCAGACTACTCAAACTGCAgaaccagacaaacagacagatagtGGTGGGGATGTGGAAGCTGCAGAACCAGAGGAACAGAACAAGACAGACACAACACCGGAGGAACCCATGGAAGCAGAACCAGATCCGAACACAGATCCCAAACAAGACAG GGAGGCTGTAGAAGGGGAGTTTATAGCAGCATGTCATTTTGTCAACGATCACATGGATAACATGGATAACCCCAATGATGAAATG AGGCGGGGCCTGGTGGTGCTGTTCCAGCATTGGTTCCGGGTCGCGGCTGAGGAGGACTCTCTGGCCAATACGGTGGCTGTGTACCTCAGACAGGTGAGGGCGGCGACGCCGTCGCTCCTCCCCTTCTTAGTTAACATAGCAGACGACAACGGCAACACGGTGCTGCACTACAGCGTGTCTCACACCAACTACCCCATCGTCAGCCTGCTACTGGACACAG GTGTTTGTGAGGTGGACCTTCAGAACAAGGCGGGGTACACAGCGGTGATGCTGGCCTCCCTGACGGCCCCGGACAGCTCTGGGGACATGGAGGTGGTCGGCAGGCTCATGGAGCTGGGGGACGTCAATGCTCAAGCCAGCCAG gggGGTCAAACAGCTCTGATGCTAGCAGTGAGACATGGCCGGGGCCTGATGGTGCGTCTGCTGCTGCGCTGCGGGGCCGACACCAACATCCAGGACTGCCAGGGGACCACGGCCCTCGTGTGCGCCTGCGAGAGGGGCCACACACACATTGCCCGGCTGCTGTTGCAGAGGGCCAAGTGTGACACCAGCGTCACAGACAGG cgTGGTCGCACGGCCCTGTCTGTAGCGCAGCAGGGGTCCCACGTTGACATCACAGCCCTTCTCCAGGCCCACCAAACACACGCTGAGACGTCTGTCTGA